The genomic DNA TTTTTCATTAACAGGAACTACCTATGCCCGGTGCAAAACACCCCCAAGCTTTAAGGGGAGTTTCTTTATTGGCCCGGGCTTCTACAATCAGTTTGATCCACGGTCCCTTATGGTGACTGTATTATCATGGAAGGTTCGACCGCAGGGTCGCCAGACCGCCTTTGCGGCTTCTCTTTGCTCATGCCTTGCCAGATTGTCAGCCAGCCTGGTTCGCCATCTCCTGTGCGCAGCAGATGACCGCCCAGCAGTGGCTCATGTCAAACGACATTTGATGGTAGAGAGAGTACTGCGTCAGTAACGGCACAGTTCGTGGAGACTTGAATCATTGAGTCTGCTGTACTGCTCTTTAGCTGATGACTTCCCTGGCCGACAGAATCCTTCGAGGGAATGGGGACATCCTCTTGTGGCTGCGCCACTCAGAGAACTCTGCGAGATTCTCTGAGCGACCCGGTAGCGAAATTGTTTACGAAAAAGGCAATCGGGAGTTAGCGGGCTTCGACTCCAGCCACACGTTGCTCAGGAAGATCGGCCCGGGGAATCCCCGTTTTGTGGACAAATAAAACGACATTCACAAGAAGTCGGTTGTCTTGAGCAGTTCGTTCAGGATCGGAGTCCTTGCCGGATAATAATTCTTTGATCGCGTTCCACTGACGATCTTCAATTCATGTCTTGTGATCATTGGCTCTCCTCCTTGAGTCGCCTCAATGCTCGCCCAAATCAAGCAAATTCACAATACGGAATGACCATACTGCCTGGTGCATCTTCAAAAATGAACCGCAGCTTATGACAGTAGCAAACACAGTTATCTATTGTCATTTAATGCTCATGCGACTGCAGAGACCATAAGAAAATGGTCTGGAACCTTTCCTTGCAAATGGTTTGATGCTGCGTCAGAATGCGACTGGACGTTTCAATCCACTCATGCTGATGTGTGTGTACAAGTTGTTAAAACGGACCTTGATTTTAACGATGCTTGTAAATATTCATCATTCATAATTCTTCGCCTGCTGATCGACCAACTGGGAAAATAAAATGCTGAGTTTAACTGCCACGTTGTGTATTGTGGGTGTGGGTTTAGTCATTGTTGTGGGAGGGATTCTTGGGTTCCGGCTCCATGCATTTCTGGCGCTCGTACTGGCAGCGATTGTCGTATCGCTGCTAACTCCCAATTCGACGGTCGAGTGGTATCGGTTGGGTAAGTTGCAAATTCCCGTTTTGAATCAGCAGGAAGGGACAGCCACTCTCGATCTCAAAGCTTCGCCGTCTCATCAGATCGGACAGCAGTTTTTACTGGCAAAGCAGGTGGAAGCGACTGGAAGCGTGGAAACCGTTGCCACAGCGACTCTCGCACGTTTCGATGACAAAGAGCACGCCATCGTCGACATCATGCCGGTTGAAGGATCAACAGGTGTGGATTGGGATAAATCCATTGTTGTCACGCCTCAGGCTCGTGAGGATGCGACGGCTTTTGCAAACCAGACCGTTGGTAATCTCGTTGCGGGTGGTTTTGGTGCGACCTGCACGGGTATCGGAATTCTGATCGCACTGGCTGCCATCATTGGGAAATGCCTGCTCGACAGTGGAGCCGCGGAGAAGATTGTCCGCTGGATGCTTAGTATTGTTGGCGAGAAAAATGCACCTCTCTCCTTTATCTTCAGTGGCTTTGCTCTTTCGACGCCGGTGTTTTTCGACACCGTTTTTTACCTGATGATTCCGATCGGTAAGGCGATGCGATTGCGGACTGGCAAGAACTATCTGCTTTATATCCTGACGATCGTTACGGGGGGCACAATGGCTCACTCACTCGTTCCGCCAACTCCTGGCCCGTTGTTTGTCGCTGAAGAGTTGGGTGTTGATGTCGGCGTCATGATTCTGGCAGGTGGTCTGGTGGGACTGAGTTGTGCAATGGTCGGATTTTTGTATTCGATTGTTCTATGCCGATTTGTCGATATCCCTCTCAGGGAAAGTCCAGACATGTCGCTCGAAGAACTACAAAATATCGCCGATCGAGAAGACAGCGACTTGCCATCGATCTGGATGTCGCTGATGCCAATCATACTGCCGGTCTTGTTGATCACAGGCGCAACAGTCATGAATACTGTTCTCAAAGGTGTTGACCAGGCGGACATTTCACCCGTTATTCATTGGGTGGATCAATTCTTCGTCCTGTTCGGTAATAAGAACATTGCTATGGCAATTTCGGCAACACTGGCCATTATCATGCTGGTTCGTCAGAAAAAATCGGATGTTTCGGACCTGGCAAATTCTCTGCAGGCGGCTCTGGCCAGCGGAGGAGTGATTATTTTGATTACCGCAGCCGGGGGAGCTTTCGGGAAATCGCTTCAACAAACCGGGATAGCGAATCTGTTTGGCGATGTCGCCGGGGCATCCACGACGATGATTCTGGTCATCGCCTTTGTTGTCACTGCATTAGTCCGGTTGGCTCAGGGATCTGCGACGGTTTCAATGATTACCGGTGTCGGTGTGATGGCTAGTTTTGCGGCTGGGGTTGAACTTGGATTTCATCCGGTTTATCTGGCACTGGCAATTGGCTGTGGCAGCAAAATGTTCCTGTGGATGAACGATTCCGGCTTCTGGGTCATCGGAAAAATGAGCGGGATGACCGAGTGGGAAACGCTCAAATATGTCACACCGATGACCTCGGTGATGGGAGTTTTTGGACTTTTAGTTACGATTCTGGCTGCGAATGCGATGCCACTGGTTTAAGAGAGTTCATGTACTACCGCCACGCCCATGACTTCGTTCTGGGACGTGCCACCCAGGAGTGAACAGAAAATCGGTCGGGGAAGTGTTGTAATCGTCAGGATTAAATCAACCGACGTAATTCTCTCTCGTGCAGAGCAGTCGGAATTTGATAGACTCGCAGATCGAACGTAGCGTTAAGAGTACGTTCCCATTGAGTCCATCAGATCGGTCAGTCATCATCCCATGAATCATTCAGAGATCACATCGACAGACAATCCCAATCCTGAAACCCTTCAGGATGATTCTGTTGGTGTTGTCGAGCCGAAAGAATCCATTGAGGAAACGTCGGAGTCTCACGTTCCCGATGCCTCGATGCTGGAAGATCGCTTTCCGGAATGGGCGCAAATGTCCCGTTCGGCTGCCATCTGGACGACAATTGTCGGCTTCATTTATGCGGTGCTCAATTATCATAAGCTCTGGTACACCGACTTATGGGGACATCTGGCATATGGCCGGGTGATCGTGGAATCGAAATCGATTCCTGCGACCGAACCTTTACTCCCGCTGTGTGAAGGGATGCCCTTTTTCGATACGGCCTGGTTGTCTCAAGTGCTCGGTTATTTGATGTACGAGCAGTTTGGTGTGACTTCGTTACGCTTTCTGTATGCGTTGGCACTTACGATATGCGTGGTGGCATTGCTGATTCGTTTTCGTCAGAAGACCGATTCCTATGGATTGAGTCTGATCGGTTTGGCCGTTTTCGGATTTGTTGCCTGGAAAACGCTCACGATCATCAGGCCTCAAATTGCTGGTTTTACCTGTTTTGTTTTGGTCTGGACGCTCGTGTCTTGTCACAAGTGGACGAAGTGGCAATGGGGACTTGTTCCGGCAATCTTTCTACTCTGGGCGAATTTGCATGGATCGTTTCCGGTTGGATTGGGTCTGATCGGTTTGCTCTGGATTGGCAAAACAGCTGATCAATACCTCCGCACCAAACGTATCGCGGCCTGGGCTTCTTTACGATACTTCGTGATGCTGGAATTGTGTCTGCTAGCCGTGCTGATCAATCCTTATGGAATAGGTATCTTCTCGATCATACATTCCATTTCAGGGAACCTGAATCTGTCCACTCTGGTTGAGTGGGAGCCGTTGACACTTCGGATGGCTCATGGACAGGCGATGGTCATTGTAGGTATTTTGTTGATAATTTTGTACAGCTACACACCTCGGCGAGTTTCGATCGCTGAGTTTCTGCTACTGATTGTTTTCGCGATCGCTGGCATGTGGTCTGTGCGGATGGTGGTCTGGTGGACACCGATTGCAGCCTTGTCTGTTGTTGTCCATGGACATGCAATACTGAACCGATTTTCGAAATTGAAATCAGAGACTCAGAATGAGCCGCATCGTTCCGGCTTAAATACCGTGGTCGCTGTGGGGATGTCCTGGATCTTTTTTGCCTACACGCCATTTGGAGCAACCTTGCTGCATGGTTACCCGCAGGAACCAGAGAAAGCTCTCGATTTTTATCGTTCGAATCTGTCGAGTCTGACACCAGTGCTGCTGGCTAATTATCTGAACGAACATGAACCGGACGGTTTGATTTTCAATGCGTACGAATGGGGCGATTATCTGCTGTGGACTGGTCCTGAGGACCGACAACTCTTTCTGAATTCGCATGCTCATCTGGTGCCGCGAGATGTCTGGCTGGACTATTTCGTGATTGCCCGAGCAAACCAGGGCTGGGAAGATAAAATCGACCGTTACGGAGCGAATACCGTCGTCATCGACAAGCGTTATCATTCCCGACTATTGGAGGCATTGAAGCAGGATTCCAAGTGGAAACTGGATTATGAAGATGAATTGGGAGCAATCTTTTTCCGCAGAAACCCAATTGTCACAGGTCTCATAATCAAGTAATGACAGAGAGTGAGGAATTTGCTTATACTCGTGTTAGATTCCTCAGGTCGCCACTCTTCCCTCAGCTGGAATCCGAGAGTGGCGTGGCTCTGCCAGTGCATTGTAACTTAAGTACTTGCATTAACGAATGCCAGTGGCATACGACTTAAAGAGTCAATTGGAATAGAATACTGACTTGATATATTAAAGCATTTTTTCAAGATCACCCGCCTGCAAAGGCACAAAGTTTTAACGACACGGATGTCCATGAAACCTTTCATTTCGCTGCCCGTACGTATTGATGCCCGCCTGCTGTCAATTTTGACAATCTATTTGAGTTGCCTGGCTTCAACTGTATCGGCTCAAGATGCGTCTCCCCTGTTTCCGCTCCCACTGCCGGCTCAGTCCACCCCGGCCCCCAATTCGACGCCCGTTCCGACTTCAACCCCTGTTCCGACTTCAACTCCTGTTCCAGAAGTAGAACCTGTTCCAGAGGCAGAACCTGCCGAAACGGCATTGACTTCTCTTCCAACGGTCGAGGAACTGCAAGCCAAGCTCAAAATGGTGGAGAGTGACGAAACTCTCGAGCCGGCGTTGAAAGATCAGTTGCTGCAGACGTACCGCATCGCCATTGAATCCCGTCAAAAAATCGATACCTACAAGAAACGAGTGATTGAAAATCGGGAAGCGATACCGAAGGTTCCCGAAAAAGCAGCCGCGGATCAGGCTGAATATAAAGATTTGCCAGAGCAGTATCCGCTAACTGTGAACAAGTCCTCGGAGCTAACGGATATCGATCAGGCTCTAACCAGTGCTGAAGCGGAATTGCGGGACTGGGAAGCCAAGAAAGCTCAAGCGGATCAGGCACAAACTCAACGGGGTACGGATCGTAAAAAGTTTCTGGAATTACAGGTGACTCAGCCCGACCGGATAAAAGATCTCCAGGCAAAACTCACCTCGCCGCCACCTGCAGGTCAATCGCCCCGACTCACACAGGCATTGTCAGATCTCTATAACATTCAACTGCAGATGTTGAATGAAGAAACGGCAGCCGTGAAAGAGGAATTAACCCTCTACGACGCGGAAAAAGCTGTCCGCAGGCTGGCGACAAAGTTTGAACTGTGGACTAAAAAAGTCGATTTGCAACGTAAAAAAGTGGAACTGTTGCAACAACTGAAAACGGAAAAAAAGCTCAAAGAGAATATGGATGCTCTCAAAGAATTGAAAGCGGAGAGTAACACGACTCTACCAGTACTCCAGCCATATATTGACGAAATCGAAGCCTATACAACTCGGATTAACGAACTGGTCGATCTCAATGAAGAGGCTCAGGTCCGAAATGCAGAGGTGAAATTACTGCTTGAGGAAGTGAGCGGAAACGAGCAGACAACACAAGAACAGGAAAATACTGAAGCGGGGAAAAGTGAAGGTTTTGCACTTTCCTTACTTCGTCAATTATACGAGCTCCCTAATATTGAAGAACAGCGAGCCGAGATTCAGGCTCGAAAATCGGTGATGAGTGAAACAACATTTGAGCAGATCAACTTGAGATCCAAGCAGAAAAAGCTGATCGATATCGACGCTGCCGTTAACGAGAAGATGGAAGAGATCAAGAAGAAGGTTGACGATTCGGAGCTAGGCATCTTTGAGCAATCTGTGAAAGCCAAACTTCGAGAGATCATATTTCGAAAAAAAGAGACGCTGGATAATCTGGAGTCCACCTATTCGGACCTCTTGGGCAATTTGACAGTTCTGGATGCGAATCAGCGGTCTCTGGTGGAGACTGTCGACGAATATCGGAACTATATCCGTAAACGAATCTTCTGGACCCGCAGTGACAAAGCGTTGGGGTTATACGATCTCGCCTCTTTATTTCAACGGAGCAGCTATCCAGTGACCAGAGAAGATCTGGTGACGGTTCCGAAAAATTATCTGCAGGATATGCAGAAAAATAAGTTAATTCACGGCTTAGGTTTCGCAATATTCATACTGCTGATTCTGTTACGTGTGCAAGCCGTGCGGGAACTTTCTGTCCTGGCAGACATCGCCCGTAAGAACAGTGCCTCGCAAATCTGGCCGACACTTCGTGCGATATTGCTCACCGCTGTCATCGCTGCTCCCATTCCGATGTTGCTGTGGTTTGCCGGTTGGCGTTTGAGCGAAGTCGACACCAATAACAATTTCAGTAATGCTCTCGCAGAAACGTTGAAACGCATCGGTTTGATTTTTGGGATGATTGAGTTCTTTCGCCAGGTTTGCCGAAAGAACGGTCTGGTCGACGCCCACTTCAATGGTCCGAATGTGATGTCGGCCCGAATTCGCCACAAGATGTATGAAATGATTGTGATCCTTCTGCCCATCTTTTTTGTGGTCACATTCCTGAATGAACTGACAACCGACCTGGACCGACTTCCATTAGAGAGAATTTTCTTCGCCGTCGGAATGATCCTGACTGGGCTCTTTGCGCATCGACTGCTCAACCCGAGTGGTTCATTGATGCGAGAAGTTTTCCTGTTGAAAAACTCGACTCCAATCTCAA from Rubinisphaera italica includes the following:
- a CDS encoding transposase translates to MEDRQWNAIKELLSGKDSDPERTAQDNRLLVNVVLFVHKTGIPRADLPEQRVAGVEAR
- a CDS encoding GntP family permease, whose product is MLSLTATLCIVGVGLVIVVGGILGFRLHAFLALVLAAIVVSLLTPNSTVEWYRLGKLQIPVLNQQEGTATLDLKASPSHQIGQQFLLAKQVEATGSVETVATATLARFDDKEHAIVDIMPVEGSTGVDWDKSIVVTPQAREDATAFANQTVGNLVAGGFGATCTGIGILIALAAIIGKCLLDSGAAEKIVRWMLSIVGEKNAPLSFIFSGFALSTPVFFDTVFYLMIPIGKAMRLRTGKNYLLYILTIVTGGTMAHSLVPPTPGPLFVAEELGVDVGVMILAGGLVGLSCAMVGFLYSIVLCRFVDIPLRESPDMSLEELQNIADREDSDLPSIWMSLMPIILPVLLITGATVMNTVLKGVDQADISPVIHWVDQFFVLFGNKNIAMAISATLAIIMLVRQKKSDVSDLANSLQAALASGGVIILITAAGGAFGKSLQQTGIANLFGDVAGASTTMILVIAFVVTALVRLAQGSATVSMITGVGVMASFAAGVELGFHPVYLALAIGCGSKMFLWMNDSGFWVIGKMSGMTEWETLKYVTPMTSVMGVFGLLVTILAANAMPLV
- a CDS encoding DUF2339 domain-containing protein, which codes for MNHSEITSTDNPNPETLQDDSVGVVEPKESIEETSESHVPDASMLEDRFPEWAQMSRSAAIWTTIVGFIYAVLNYHKLWYTDLWGHLAYGRVIVESKSIPATEPLLPLCEGMPFFDTAWLSQVLGYLMYEQFGVTSLRFLYALALTICVVALLIRFRQKTDSYGLSLIGLAVFGFVAWKTLTIIRPQIAGFTCFVLVWTLVSCHKWTKWQWGLVPAIFLLWANLHGSFPVGLGLIGLLWIGKTADQYLRTKRIAAWASLRYFVMLELCLLAVLINPYGIGIFSIIHSISGNLNLSTLVEWEPLTLRMAHGQAMVIVGILLIILYSYTPRRVSIAEFLLLIVFAIAGMWSVRMVVWWTPIAALSVVVHGHAILNRFSKLKSETQNEPHRSGLNTVVAVGMSWIFFAYTPFGATLLHGYPQEPEKALDFYRSNLSSLTPVLLANYLNEHEPDGLIFNAYEWGDYLLWTGPEDRQLFLNSHAHLVPRDVWLDYFVIARANQGWEDKIDRYGANTVVIDKRYHSRLLEALKQDSKWKLDYEDELGAIFFRRNPIVTGLIIK
- a CDS encoding mechanosensitive ion channel domain-containing protein → MKPFISLPVRIDARLLSILTIYLSCLASTVSAQDASPLFPLPLPAQSTPAPNSTPVPTSTPVPTSTPVPEVEPVPEAEPAETALTSLPTVEELQAKLKMVESDETLEPALKDQLLQTYRIAIESRQKIDTYKKRVIENREAIPKVPEKAAADQAEYKDLPEQYPLTVNKSSELTDIDQALTSAEAELRDWEAKKAQADQAQTQRGTDRKKFLELQVTQPDRIKDLQAKLTSPPPAGQSPRLTQALSDLYNIQLQMLNEETAAVKEELTLYDAEKAVRRLATKFELWTKKVDLQRKKVELLQQLKTEKKLKENMDALKELKAESNTTLPVLQPYIDEIEAYTTRINELVDLNEEAQVRNAEVKLLLEEVSGNEQTTQEQENTEAGKSEGFALSLLRQLYELPNIEEQRAEIQARKSVMSETTFEQINLRSKQKKLIDIDAAVNEKMEEIKKKVDDSELGIFEQSVKAKLREIIFRKKETLDNLESTYSDLLGNLTVLDANQRSLVETVDEYRNYIRKRIFWTRSDKALGLYDLASLFQRSSYPVTREDLVTVPKNYLQDMQKNKLIHGLGFAIFILLILLRVQAVRELSVLADIARKNSASQIWPTLRAILLTAVIAAPIPMLLWFAGWRLSEVDTNNNFSNALAETLKRIGLIFGMIEFFRQVCRKNGLVDAHFNGPNVMSARIRHKMYEMIVILLPIFFVVTFLNELTTDLDRLPLERIFFAVGMILTGLFAHRLLNPSGSLMREVFLLKNSTPISKTRWIWYPLATAFPIILAGMAWVGYYYTASQLGWRMAQTTIHICVILLIWGIALRWYRMFQRWFHIYVLRERMRMGTEESQSQTLEGQRVKLEQESRLIEDDRKKQTLRLINFLILIPFVVGLWNIWSDVLPAVAYLDEIQLWTTLVKKEVILADGSASMQTESEAITPVNLFIAIIASMLTFGLSRNLPGMIDFVVLQRVGFDASLRYAFTSVIGYIATFVGATYAFGMLGFRWEQIQWLAAALTFGLSFGLQEIFANFISGLIILFERPIRIGDIVTIEGVTGIVTRIRIRASTITDWDRKEYLVPNKELVTGRLLNWTLSDTLNRVTLPVGVAYGSDTDRVRELLFEIAKENEHILNDPATLVTFEGFGDSTLNFVMRVYLGAMDKRLDTIHWLHSTIHRRFMQEGIEIAFPQRDLHIRSVPAGWNGSPANPST